The sequence NNNNNNNNNNNNNNNNNNNNNNNNNNNNNNNNNNNNNNNNNNNNNNNNNNNNNNNNNNNNNNNNNNNNNNNNNNNNNNNNNNNNNNNNNNNNNNNNNNNNNNNNNNNNNNNNNNNNNNNNNNNNNNNNNNNNNNNNNNNNNNNNNNNNNNNNNNNNNNNNNNNNNNNNNNNNNNNNNNNNNNNNNNNNNNNNNNNNNNNNNNNNNNNNNNNNNNNNNNNNNNNNNNNNNNNNNNNNNNNNNNNNNNNNNNNNNNNNNNNNNNNNNNNNNNNNNNNNNNNNNNNNNNNNNNNNNNNNNNNNNNNNNNNNNNNNNNGATTTCAACACAAAGCCAatgatttcaattttattttttttaaaacaccgAGTTTACATTGTAGAATTccccaattctctctctctctacctctcatTCTCTACTTGTTGctcatacaatttataccaaacTTGAATTTTCCCACTATGACCATTGGATTGCATGACTATTCAAATTCAAAAACTAATGAGTCGCTGTTGGACACAGGTGTCAGAATAGCAATGTCGATATGCTAAATCAATGTTGGGTGCTGATGTTAGATTAGTAACTTCGATCATGAACTTTTTGATCGCTCATCATAATAACTCTTCAAGGCGAAGTAAACATTTCATGTAATTTCGACAGAACAACCTACCCTAATATCACTCATATCAGTATAGCTTATGCCGAACAAAATATTTGAAGGTCTATCGGTATAACCCATCGAAGTCGGCTGAACAACATTTTGTAATCCTGATAGTGTAAATTATCGTGATGACAACCTTATTGGATTAGTTATTTCGATGATAGCTTTCCACCACAATGATGCATATTGGGTTAACTATCCTAATGCCTATATTGATACTTTATCGAAATAACTATTCGAAGTCGACCGAACAAGATTTTGCAAAATCAATAGTATAAACTATCCCAATAACCACAATAATGATACCCTTATTGGTTTAACCTATCTTGATAACAGTAATGACAATTTTTTATCCCAATGACATCTTATCGATATAGCTTATCCCGATAacaaaaatgataacattttgagcaACTTTACAAATTTAAAAATCATGACTCCAGTTTTGACAAATAGatccaaaaacatgaaataacattacaaatggtctcaacggaccttattgaatcaaaatagacctaaccctaactcctaagAATCAAAACACCAAATTGACACATTGACTAAACCTTAAGTGCTCTTGCATCACTAATGAATGTGaaacatatatttaatcattacaGAGTAGACTAAAATAACAACAAGAATTTGTCATCTGTTAATATGCACTTATATTTAGAACACTTCATAAAAATAGATCTAAAACTAATGAAAAAATGACATGAATAAATAAATTTCACCTTTAAACATATAAACATATCAaccttatttaaaaaaaacaatgatTACTAATCCATTCATTTAACATATGCTTATTAAACCATTAAAATCCTTTCATTCAACATATACTTCTTAAACTGAATAAGATAATCCATTTCTTCCTCTTTCATCAATGTTAATATATTGCTGGTGTACAAAACTAATGAACATTAAATTCAATACCATTACCATTAAAAATTTACATCAAGAAAGGGACTCATACATTTCATTTTTCCTCCTAAGAAAAAATCACAATACTCCATCACACTCTCTCACACCCAAGGTCAAACAGACAATTCTACTTTCTTCTCCTACATCTTTATTGTCTCTCCAAACAGGTGAAACGAAAATAACATATACGGACATTATTTAAGCTTGACCAAGCGCTCATGTAATTTCAAACAATGCAATCGGTATCGCTATAATCGCCATCGCCATCAGTGTTCCGTCGGTCTTCTACTCGTTGGTTGGTCACGCTTGCTCTGTCTTACCTTGAAGCATCAGCACCACTTGTGCCATGTTCGGTCTGGCCTTCTCATCATTTTGAATGCATAACAAACTTACCAGGGCAGATCTTCTCAACTCTTCCACATCTGCATCACTTGCAATCCTTTTATCCACAATATTTATCATGTTTCTCTCACAAATTTGCTCTTTAACCCAGGCTGGAAAGTAGTACCTACTTGATTCTTGCACATTTAGGTCCAGATTTCTCTGGCCAGATATAATTTCCAAGAGAGTCATGCCGAAACTGTAGACATCAACCTTGGGAGTGATGGGAAGGCCAGAGAGCCATTCAGGAGCCAAGTATCCTCTCGTTCCCCTCGTAGCAGTTACCACCTTGCTGAAATCTCTACCCACAAGCTTTGCTAAGCCAAAATCCCCCAACTTGGGAGTAAAATCCTTATCTAGCAGAATGTTTTCGGGCTTTATATCGCCGTGAATGATGCGATCGCTGCATTGCTCATGGAGATAAAGTAATCCTCTTGCAGTACCCAATGCAATCTCAAATCGGGTTCTCCAATCCAGTATCTTCGATTGGTGTTTCGAATTATTGgtgaaaagaaaagaatttagagagcCGTTGGGCATGTAATCATAAACCAGTAACCTTCGCGATCCTTGTGCACAAAATCCTCTAAGCCTCACCAAATTCGCATGATTTATGATTCCCACAGAGTTGATTTCCGCTCGGAATTGCTTTTCAAATTGCTTTGAACTCTCCATTCTCACACTAACCACCATCCTTCTAGCCAAGGAATCAAAATGAGGGGGAGGGAGCTCCTCCACCCACAACAAATCTGTAGCAAGCAACTTTGAATGAGGAGAAGCAACTAAAATATCTCGATCTTCCAAATAACACCCCATATTGAGCCGACTAGACAAACAATCCTTACTACCAGAAGAAGGGAAACCAAAGGACAAAAAATCCAACTCCTCCTGGGATAAAGCCTCCATAGGATGGATGGAAGAGTCTAGCGTCGAACCACCTTCAACTAGAGAAAACTTTGAGATCTCGAAAACAACCTCATTATCCTTAGGCAAGAACTTCTTAGGATCCACCTTTTCATTACCTCCAACCTTAGATACTACCCTAAAAGTCTTCTCCTTCCAAACCTTCTTCACGGGTTGAGATTTAGGCTGAGGATTCAAAGAGCAGTTCTTAGCCTGTGACATGCACGCTTGTAGAGAAAGAacacaaaagagagagattcaaacTCAACCTTTTGGTTTCAAACTCTGGGATTAAATGGAACTTCGTAGCTGAGGGGAGGTGAGCAAACTATTTCACATTTACACACATGCTAGCAAAAACCAGCATTTTGCAAGAAAAAATTAATTCATCTATAGTCAAAACCTGACCAAAGGAACTGGCAATCCCTTTAAAAACTTCTTCCACCTAGAATTTCAATCGAAAATCCACCAATCTAACCCAAACCAGAGTCACATTAAATAGCAATCAGAAAGATTCAAATCAGGCTCCCATTTTTCAGCACCAAGGTCGATTTCCCAATGACCCAAGGGCCACCACATAAAATAGACCATAAATCCTCTTCATgcgaagaggagaaagagaaaaaaaaaaccttGCCATTGTCTGGTAGAGTTCCTTTGAACACTGTGCCGAATCCGCCGCTCCCCAACTTATGTCTGAAATTGCTGGTTGCGGTCTTCACCTGGTTGTGAGTGAACCTTTGGGCCCACCTTTGCGGACGCAGTGCATCCAACGAAGCTGCACACCTCTGGGTCGGTCTTAGCCGACGCCTCTGCCAGAATAGAAATGCAAAAATCAAAGCAACAAGGACAGCAACAAGAATCTCCGAGAGAATTATAATCAGAAATTTCTGAAGTGTTAGTGCCATCAAATAAGAGTCATTTcccaaaaaaaatccctaaaagatGCTCAAATTTCTAGTTGGTTCTTTTGTACGGGACGGTGCAAATGGACCTTTACACATCTGAAAATTTGAGCTCTGTGAAATGAATCTTCACCTGCATATGTCTGACAATTTGAGCTCCTTCAGAGTAAATTAACGCTAAACTATTGCTAAACCAGTGAGTGCATATGCCTAAATACacttgaaaagatatatattagaaAGCTTTCTGCGAAATGACTTGGTCGTCGGAGAGAAAATACACGCAGTCTTTGTAGCGTCTATCCTAGGATTGTGTGGATGATGCAagcttaaatttgatgcaaaatgtttaGGTATGAGTGGtttagaaatttatttatttttttaaatttttcaaccATCTTTGTCGTTTctattttaaaattgtttttaaGATGAAATGGAAGGTAAAATCAATAGTGTTTGAAATTTTGAACACAAAGACGTGTACTATAAAGTGTGCTATTGACTAGACATGTTTGgaaaataatatcataaaaaaaaGGTTTAAATTTCAATATTTGTTTCTAATAGTAGTGAGAAGAAATTGGTCTTTGATGGCAAGCGTAAATTTGATTCAAAATGTTTAGGTAAGAGTGGTTTATAgatatttattaaagaaatcattttAAAAATCTTTGTcgatcttattttttaatttttttaaagatgaaATGGAACGTAAAGTCAATAGTGAGAGAAATTCAGGACACAATGATGTGTACtataaactagcatacctatattctataaataaaatttatgtagatgACGTTgagagatatcaatttttacaaatATTTACCCTTAACATAGGTTGATTAATTTCATATGGTTTATATTTATTGCaatttagtcttattttagaatatgaaatgatttgcatgaaaaacaTAGAagtttttaaatttagatttaaaaatataaattttagagCCTtgtttagaatatgaaatgatttgcatacaaaaaaaataaaaatataagtttttttttaaatatagatttaaaaacatatttttttaaattagaagttttttaaaatatagatttaaaaatataattgttttttacatttaataaataataatagtagGAAGTTGCTTTTTAAATTAGATttgtttctttatatatatatataatagaaagttttttttaatttagattttagtctttaacttatttttaaattatgtgTTATCTagtcataataaaaaataataatagaaagtttctttttaatttagattttagttttcaacttatttttaaattatccatTGTTTTGACATAATTATTCTATTGACTAGACGTGCTTGCAAAATAAtattatgaaaaaaaatttaaatctcaatatttatttctaattatttCAATTCTTAAATTATCTATAGATTTAAAATTAGACTTTATTTTTAATCTTTCTATAAGCATTACTATCTTAAATTAAACTAATAATACTTTGTGAAGCCCAACAAATGTTGTTAAAAATATTAGAGCTATCAGAATCATTGAGAATGTGggaaataaaatatcataaagAGATGTGTAAGAATATTATCCTTAAAAATGTCAATAAAGAGTCTAATAAGCTAAACAAAGATGATATTCTCAAGGCTATGCACTTTCTAAAAAATGCTAAATCATCTAGCATTGATGGCTTGCTAAGTGAGATTTGTTAAGATGATTTAAATTTGattgtaaataatttatttctcATGTATAATGAATCTTTTGAGAATGGCTCTTAAGGAAAcaaaataaatagaagaattagtAAACTCTTCCTAAACTCCTTCCTAAGAAAagacataaaaatcaaataaataattggaAGTCAATTATTTTGTTTTCGAAAGATTTATTTgtgataaaaaaaatttgttttagaTCCAAAATCAACTTTAACTGAATAAATGAATGCCATGTTTCATTAATTGTGAAATGCATAGACATTTTTTATGGAGGCAATAAACATTGGCGTAGTAAGTTTTAATCTTCTAAAAACCATGTAAACATTGGTGTGGCATGTCCCTATCATGCATAGGCTTAACGAATGTTATTATTTTAACAAGTCAAATGTTTTTTTTCTTTATAGAAAGGTATGCTTGCCTACATGAGAATCTTCTCAGCTACTAAACAAATCGATATTTTTATTTGAATCAAGGTAAATGTAAGTGTTTTTGTTGAACGAAAAAATAATGTACCAATTTAGTATTTAGTGGGTCTTTTTAAAAACATATGGTTCCATCAAATTATTTGAGGTGACAGTTGGATGAATTTAATGGTTTTAAATAACATATTACTTTATAAACAAGCATGCTCAGCAACCCCAAAATATTCCCACCAATAGAAAATTAATCAAAACAAACTCAGCATCAGAGCCTTTTCGACATGCATGAGACACTTTTGGTGGGTTGTTGCCCACCTAGAAAAATCCTATTGGCTAAATATAAGCATAAATTGTAGCAAGTCTATATAGAACAAGGAAAAAGATTACCTAgcttaaaatcataatattttggcAATTGCCTCTTAAGGAACAACAAAAATAATTATAAACCAAATCATGGAAGGGGTACTTTAAGTTACAAAGGATATATTTTAGACCAAGGAACATCTTTTTACATGATTGGTGACAAATCAGTGTTTGTTGATTTTGTTGAGGAGAGGAATATAGTTTCGGAAATTATTCTTAGAAATCAAAAAAATagttgtattggatttcataagtTTTGAATTTAAGATGGAGCTTTGAAAAAGAATTTGTTTATCTAAGGCTTAGGGATTAATCTTCTCTCAATATACGTGATTGTATTCAATAAAGCTATACATTTATTGGTTCGATTGATTTAGTTATAATTAGGAAAGAAACCAAATAAAATAGTTGTTATAGGCATTATTGATCACAATATCAATCTTTCCAAGTTTGATGAAGTTCCTAAAGCATTGGCTTGTATAATGTATTATATGTAAAGATTATAATGTTATATACTTGGATATTTAAACTATAAACTATAATGTTATATACTTGGACATTTATCTAAAACTTTGAATATTTGATCACTACCAATTTTAAAATGGCTCTTTTTCCATATGCTTAGCATTTTATTTTATGAATGCACTTAAAGGATTACTCTAgaactacaacataaataaagtctTATATCAATGACTTTAAGAATGCAACCTCTTATAATGGGGTATAATAGGGTTTCTTCAAGGTCATCCATAAAGATATATAGACAAGGGATTGAATTTCTATGATGTAGTAAGGAAATATATACTATATATAGCTTATATGGTAGATAAGGATCATGTTTTTATGGAGGTAGTAGAACCAAGAGTATCTTGAATATTAAAAACACCTTACAAAATTAGTAATGATCTAGGACTTTTTAATATAGTGGCATTTTTAACTCTCCCTAACTATCGCAATATAGAGAGATTTGTTACATAATTATGGATTCATggataaataacataaacaaaagtATGAAGAGAActaaagaaaaataaacaaaagcTACATAAGAAATGGGGAATATCAAAGGATCTAGCTACACTAGAAGTGATAGGAATCTTAGATTCACCACCCCCAATTGAAGTATCATACAATGTGTGGTATTCTAAGCACCCAAACACATGAATCTTCTAGATTTTAAATAAGAGACTCTTAAATTCTCAAACTAGTAAGGAAAAAGGAATTAGAAAAATGATTACCATAACTCACCTTAATAGGAAAACTATAgtctttgaaaaaaaaatagagaaacctAAATCACTAGAGGTAGAACTTATAGAATCCATCTTACATATGAGAAATACAAATAATAAAGGTGAGACATGCCAACATAGGAAGAAGCAATAGTTAAAAAGAAACTACATTGTAGCACATAATAGAGAATATAATTTGTACAAGATAATATAAAAATAAGAAATGATAATATATGTAGAGAGGAAACACCTACAAATAAGTTGAAGGTGTATCAATAAGAAACAACCGCCATTGTTGAGAAATAAGgaacatataaatataaaaaataggaAGTAGAACAACAAGATTAGGATAAACATAAGGAGAAAGTAGAGGAAAAAGAAGAATTTTTTAACGTGAAACTACTATTTAGATATTTATTGGGATTCTTCTCACCATTGTATATATGTACACATttataattaagtaaataaaagaaGGAAATAATTATGAAGGCAATTCTATTTTTCATCCTAACAGCACTATAAAACTTTATGGAGATAATTAGAAAAAATTCTAAAGGAACTAGCAACAATATTGAAATAGGAAAGAGAAGAGATAGCCAAAATTAAACAAGATGTGTCTTTCCAGACATTTAGTGCCACGATAGAAACACCTTTTGGTGAGGTAGCCACCACAGTTCAAAACCTCATTGCACCACTGAGAGTGCAAGTCTTTGTGTCATCGCTACTCCGTTGGGCTCACAAGTTTGaataagtgaagtgtggggatgaggtcccttgaTTTTGACCTCACTATTTCATAGCTCTCCAAGTCAAAATCATTTCATGTGGACCCGAAGAGCATGTCATGCAAGTGTGACCAGTCACATTAAAAATTTTACTAGAcataagaagaaaaaataaaataaagaggaTATAAGAAATCAAACATTACATTCAATAGTAGCAATGTTGTCACCAACTTAGAAAGAAATGCTATAGAAAAAATTAAAATAGGAGATTGTGTAAGAAACTCAAACGAATAATAATGCTTTtgtggagaaagaagaaaaagaataaacatagaaagaaaattaataaaagttgaagaatgaagaaaatgatggGAAACAAATCCTTATAAATCAATCAATCCACAAATTAAGTGACTTGAAGATCATCAAAGAAGacattaataatttttattaattgATAGTTCTCTTCAATTCATTAATAGATGCGAGGTTGCAATAAGATGTCAAATTATTTGATGAATAAGAATCTCAACGActatgtttttttaatatttttatttaaaagtttaaatttaaaaataaatacgtATTTTGAAtagataatttttaatatataattgctTAGCAAATACAAAGACTAATTAAAATATGTTGCAAtgttaattattataatataaatagtAATAAACTTACTTCTTGAAGTAGCTCTTAAAATCTTAAAGAAATGAAATAGTTTGAATAATAAAAATAATCTTCACTTGAGGTATTCATCCAACTCATTATATAAGACAAAGAACAACATAATTTATTATCTATTAATATTACTCACTCTATTCGAAAATCAAAGAGTTAATAACATCTTTATACTCTGacgaattatatatataattaacctTTGATTGTTGAATTTATGACAAATCTCAAGAATAATatagaaataaaattatatttgaatAAAGAAATTGATCACTTCTTTTCACACTAGGAGATATATGAAATTAATAAATACTTATGGAAATAGAGACTCTTAGGATGAAAATAATAAACTTTACGATATCAATTAGTTATGAGAAAGAAAAATCGCTTATCAAATTTTTTCTTCTATTATTAATGGAAAAAAAGACATCTAGTCTATCTAACCCTCCAAATACACATTTGACCGTCCTTAGATCGAGAATTTAGGGTTCTAGCAGAAGCTGACGGGTAATAAACGAAGTGGATGATTTTGCGTGCAATTGCCGTTCAATGCCTCCGTTGATTTTACTCGACTTGACTGACTTCAGAAATGTCAGTTTTTCTCTTTTGAATTACGGAGGGAAATAAAGATTGCTATGCTTTGGCTCTGCTCATCGTCGATCGTTTCATTCTACATAGCCCGTGCAGGTGAGGTTCACTCTTATTGAGACGCTCAATTGCATAGAGGAAAGAAATTGGAATTGCTTATCTTCTTCAGTTGCTTAAATTTTCATTATTGTTGCAGCCAAGTTATATTTTTAGGGTATATAAAGTTCTATGCAAATGTTGTCAATTTATTATAAGGAAAGAAGTATAATATTTCAATCAATTTTTCATTGgatgaatatttttaatttaaattcagAAAATCTGTTAGGTTGTGGTCTTATACATCGTGGTTTTCTAAAATATGAAAATTTTCAGAGTATTTTAATGTAGGTAGTTTAATGAATTTTGGGTAAGCCTAAGACTTGAAGTTCCAAAGTTGGTAGTTCTTTTAGTTTTTTCAACAACAGTATTGCCAAATGATTTTGCTGATTTTTGTAAGAAGATGGCAGTTGAATAAGAAAGTATCCTTAAAATTGTTCTCATAATCTAAATTTAACTGCAAAATCTCCCAAACTAGTTCTTTTTAAGGAATAATTGAGAGCTTGGTTTAATCTTATTATATGTTTTTGATTAGATAAAAAAGGGAAATTAGGGTTCTATTCCTGTTACGAAATCACTAGCAATGGGTGATGAAGCTGTGCATGAAAGTTTCCTTTGTTTCTTACTGCGCTGTCCTGTTGAAATGCATGTTGACGACAAGGATAATGTGAGTTTCCAGACAAGTCCTGTGACACCGGGAAGAAAGGGCAATAAGCCTGTAGTTGGGTTTGAGGTTGACATAAAAGCTATAGATGCTACGATGTAGTAATTGATGCTGAAGATGCAGACATTGGAGAAAATTTGGCAGCAGATTTGTATAGTTATAAGAAAAACATTGGTACGAGGATTATGGAACTTACTAGTGGATATACAATGCCTCTATTGGAAGATGATAGACTGGTTAGGGTAGTGTGAAGGGTGAGGGGATACAAGGCTTTAAATTTCAAGGGTTAGGTGAGGCAGTGAGACCGATGATTCACTCAATGGTTGCAGTTTTGATTAATGGAGTTTATACTAGGGCTTGTAATCACCAATCGACAGCTGCATCTACAAAGAGAGTGGTCCATTGGATAATTTTCACAATTGCTCTAATGTTTTTGGTAGTGCTATGCGTGTTTTGTAATATTATCTGGTGGCTACTACTGGTTGCCAATTTAGTCTTATAGTTTagagctatgttatattttttattaaataaaaaggaAAGTTAGGATCATAAAGGTAAATTGGGATCCTATTTCTGTTACAGAAACAGTCAGAGACAATAGCAAACAAAATTATTTAAAAGGAATAATGGAGAGCACAGAGGAAAAACAAACAGTTATAATGCCAACGTAAACAAACACAAAAGAGACATTCCTTGAAAACTTAAAAGACATTTCCTTATATTTTAATATCAATAGTTTATAAAAATGAACTGCTAATAAAACcccatatattaaatttaaaaaatttagattctAGTGAAAGTAATTTGTAGTCTTTTCATTTTTATGTCCAGCAGATGGTGAAAAGATAGGAGTATGCTACGGAATGCTGTCAGACAGTTTGCCTTCTCACGATGAGGTGGTGAATCTGATGCAGTCAAACAACATAGGAAAGGTGAGAATATACATGGCAGAGCAGACCGTTCTAAAGGCCCTGAAGAATTCTCGAATCGAAGTTCTTGTGGGAGTTGGCAACGCTGAGCTTCAGACGATTGCAGATGACCAGGATGCAGTGAACGGATGGGTGAGTGACAACATTAAACCATTCTATCCTTCTGTCAACATCAAATACATTGCAGTGGGAAACGAGGTTTTTGCAAGTAGAACACGGAGTGTGCACAAAGacgtggtcagaaaagtggacaccacccaaaaatatttgaaaaaacagGTAGCGTGTACGCGgtcttaaaatttcaaattcccgcatatgcgcttaggtttgttcttcccgagcctagaaaaggtagcgcgcaCGCGCTAAGTTTCGGAAactgagcgcgtacgcgctacgcctaggaaaattagtgcgtacgcactaataatcctagtaaaaccacgTACGAGGTGCCTGatgaaaaaagttttaaaaaaaaattgggtcctcatttacccgaaaagcgcattttttactttgtttttttccaattttctaacctaaaccgcgaacggggtgcgAATTTGttctccag is a genomic window of Cryptomeria japonica chromosome 7, Sugi_1.0, whole genome shotgun sequence containing:
- the LOC131856742 gene encoding G-type lectin S-receptor-like serine/threonine-protein kinase At2g19130, encoding MALTLQKFLIIILSEILVAVLVALIFAFLFWQRRRLRPTQRCAASLDALRPQRWAQRFTHNQVKTATSNFRHKLGSGGFGTVFKGTLPDNGKAKNCSLNPQPKSQPVKKVWKEKTFRVVSKVGGNEKVDPKKFLPKDNEVVFEISKFSLVEGGSTLDSSIHPMEALSQEELDFLSFGFPSSGSKDCLSSRLNMGCYLEDRDILVASPHSKLLATDLLWVEELPPPHFDSLARRMVVSVRMESSKQFEKQFRAEINSVGIINHANLVRLRGFCAQGSRRLLVYDYMPNGSLNSFLFTNNSKHQSKILDWRTRFEIALGTARGLLYLHEQCSDRIIHGDIKPENILLDKDFTPKLGDFGLAKLVGRDFSKVVTATRGTRGYLAPEWLSGLPITPKVDVYSFGMTLLEIISGQRNLDLNVQESSRYYFPAWVKEQICERNMINIVDKRIASDADVEELRRSALVSLLCIQNDEKARPNMAQVVLMLQEVVRMKERWFKNATSTFIFALAPPPQNSISGNGLTFIIMPKKTHKGGQQDSYLGLFNFTSLGQPPIICLQSNSTQ